The DNA sequence CTGCTATTATCATGGGACACCACAGCAGACTTTTATAAGGGGTCCAGCTCCCCTGAAGGCGCCTCTGGCTCTGGTCACTGGAGACCTGGCTTAGCAGTGAAGGATACAGAGCAGCATGCACAAGGTGACGGCCCCAGACAGGAGAAACCGGGGAATCCCGACTCTCCTCCCTTCGTTTTTTAAGTTGACCTTCACGGTGAGGACAGACTGAATCCAGCAGGCCAGCGTTCCAAACCCAAAGGTCATCGACGTCCCCACATTGTGAAGCTCTTCATCGTTCGAAAGCTGAAACAAAATTGGAAAAGGGCTGTTAACATCCGCGTGGTACATTGAGGTGGTTTTCTAGTTTCAGAACCAAACGTGCAGACTGATACTGCTTCAGTTATAGACCATCAGTGTCCCAACAAAGACCAACATAAAGCAGTATAAATGGGGTCATCAAAgatcaaaataaatgtatattaagGCATCAGGATACATATCACATCTGATAACAGACTACGGCATACTGGTCATCCACTCGTTTTGAAAaacataaatgatttttttttagttgtaaaTTCCTAAATTGTGGTTTCGAAATACTTAAACAagaattgtaattttaaaatagtcaTCATTTATGCATTATGCATAGATATCGGCTGCTAATAAAACCAAAATAGAAATTTAGAGAGGAACCACTGGGATAAACTGGGTCAGAGAGCACAGTTCATACCTCTGTTCCGCCACAAGATGCAAGTTGGCTCCATCAACTGAATTACAGGAGATCGAGAACAAAAATAAGGAACCTTACCTGAAAATTTCCCACTAAGGTCATTCCAAAGCAGGCCAAAGATAAAGCAACCAAGCTACCAATGTTCAGCCAGGGCTTGCGAACTTTGGGCTTCAGGTGTATGTATCTGAGGACACTGATAGCAAATGCTGAAACAGAAGTACAGAGTAACAGCATCTTGAGCACGATGAGGGGAAAAATCCTCCCATGATTTCAATCAAGCAAAGTCTTTATATATTGAAATCAAGAATTGTGGGACACAGCTTTAGGGGAAGAAAGTGCATGTGGCTTTCCTACCTACAAATGCGGCCATGTTCATAACTTGACTGAAGACGCAGCTTGCAGGAGGAGAGTTGCCTGCAATACTGAAACAGACAAAGGACATTATATGACAACACCTTTGCCATACGGTTGGTGATAACCTGAGTCACGGACacaaacataaatactgtaccttataTAGGGAGGAGACTTGGATCCGGGTCTCCTGTAAGAAGCAGATTCAGCATATAAAGATCATACTTTAAACATTCAGCAACATGCCGATCTGAATCCtattttataaatgaaatgagatgcttatttaaagaaattgtcAAAATGTCAGACAAATTGTAATAGGACCCAGTTTCTGTGGTCAAACACCAGTGGTGTGTTTTTCCCAAAACAGCAGCAAGAACACTTAAGGAGCGATGTCtgccattattttaaaaacaaaacacataagTTACATGTTGTTTATGTAACTACACATGTGCATACAATACAGTTACCACCTATCTGTTTCCTTTTCACACCCACTAATTTGGAATAAGCAGGTGCTTTGAAATGTGACTCCCTGCTGTTAACCGTGCAGTGTTCTCTACCAGACAAGCAAAACATGGTGTGAAGCAGAAGGCAGGGAAAGACATTAGGCCTCTGAAAATACCACAAACCTGCAGACAACTGACCAGACCCCTAGGGGTCACCTGTAAAACTGATTTCACCTTACCCAGGCCTACCATCACTCGGAACAAGTATGACGCCCGTCAGGGTTCCTTGTGCGTCCTTAAATGTCTGAAGAGTCCAATCCTTGAGCCACACATCTTGGAACAGTGGGGGGCAAGAAGTCCCATTTGGCAGTTGGTCTCAAAGTGTGGCGCCAAAGGGGACGTTCCGTGGCTAGGACTTTCCAGCTAGCGATGTTGATCTGTCCTGTTCTAAGATAGGTCTTAAGAGTATCTTTGAACCGCTTCCTCTGGCCAGCACAGATTCTCCGGCCTTGGCTCAGCTGGGAGTAGAGGACTTGCTTGGGGAGATGGGAGTTGGGCACTCCAATGCAGTGACCCATCCAGCGGAGTTGGCTCTTGAGAATCATGGCTTCGATACTGCTCGTCTTTGCCTTGAATGAGGACACTGGAATTAATGCGGCGATCCTCCCAGTCGATACGGAGAATCTTCCGAAGGCATCGCTAATGGAATCTCTCAAGAGTCTTCAAGTGACAACGGTAGATAACGGTAGGTCTCAGTGCCGTACAGGAGGGTAGCGATGCAGATGGCCTTATAGACCATGATCTTAGTTTCCTTCTTGAGGTCACAGTTCTCAAAGACCCGACAGCACAGTTTCCTGTAGAAGGTGCTGGCAGAGCTAATGCGGTGCTGAACTTACTCCTCGATGGTTGCCTTCTGGGACGGatagctaataataataattgcttacacttatatagcgcttttctggactctccactcaaagcaccttacaggtaatggggactcccctccgctaccaccaatgtgcagcatccacctggatcatgcgaaggcagccatagtgcgccagaacgctcaccacacatcatctatcggtgaggaggagagcagagtaatgaagccaattcataaatggggattattaagaggctatgactggtaaaggccaataggaaatttggccaggacaccagggtaacacccctacactCTTTTTGACAAACACCCTGGGACCTTTAATTGCCACAGACAGTTGGAATCTAAGTTTTATGCACACCTGCTGTGCTCCGGAGGGTTGCCTACTGTGAGTGGCAGGGTTATATATCTGCTGGCACAGCTATGAATTGAACCAGTCACCTGCTGAATACAGATCCCATTCTGCACTTCATGTGGAGGTTTCTATGAGATAAGTCTCTCATCAAAATCTCTTACCTGTATTCCGAATTAAGTGGAGTTACTTTTTCATCATCAACTGCTATAAAGTATCTGTAAGATAAATTGTTCAGAGAAAAAAGGATGTTGCTTTCTATTTCCAAATGCACATCATAATGCActgattaaaacatttattacatatatatttttaatattatagtATATATGTGTATAAAAAATAGATATATTACTGACAACACCAAAAGGGTACCTGACAGGTCCCTGGAGTTATTGCTACCTAGCAAGCCTCCAGAGGATACAGTGGTCAGCTCAAGATCTCCCAGTTTCCACTGTGTCTAGTCAAATGTGTCCCATCACATCACAAGTTGTGCTGCCACAGCCAGCTATTTACAGAGCAATTGGTAATTTTGTGcatataaattaatttaggtttgccacaggATATGATTTGAATAGGCCTAATTTTCAGGACTTTTCTATGTTTCTTTCATATCCAACTATTTTCGaactgctttatctaatacagggttgcaggggtagtttttttttcaaacaatcaCTGTCACATATCTGAGCCACTTAGAAGTCCTGGGATACTAGACGTGCTGAACGATAGGaggaatgtcttttttttcccaatgaTTTTCATGAAGGCTAAAACCTCACTTTTAATaacttatatttaaatattaaatctatttttccattttctaaccacttcttccaattcaggggtCATGGTGggaccagagcctatcccagcaagcaccagTATCAagggcacacacactgacacaagcaccaaagataaaaaaacatactagtttagttttttttttttatagattatgagaggaaaccacagcacctgaaggaaacccagaaacccatacaaactccacacagacagcacccaaggTCCAgacctgaacccagggccacggtgctgtgaggcagcaatactaaccactacACTAATGTGCCATCCTGAAATATTGATAGTGAATCTAATATTAAAGAAATTAGAAATGATTAGTTCTATAAATGATTACAACCTTTCTCAACCGTGTTCTCAATGTCCCCTGTTCCAAGAGCAGTGTCACTCCTTATTATCTTGctaagcatgaaaaaaaaaatgtaagtggCACTTTTAATCTATTTAGAATTTTGAAATGGTCATGCTCATTGTAGGGACACATACGTAAAAAAAGATGGGCCTACATAATGTCCAAATGATTTCTGCTGTGTGAAACATTAATTtacattaaagaaaagtggCTAAACCTGTGCGTCTGGTGATCAATTAACATTTTGTAAGAAGCACATCTTCACACAGCCTGTATTTCTAAAGAGCTTAATGCAACATGAGAAGGAAAAAGTACCACCTTATtattcttaagatttttatatccACAGGATGAATGTCATCAAAGATACAATTAAACAGGTTTTCTAAAGGTGACAAATCTGTGTGGCGTTTAATTTGGCAATAAATGCTGAAGAAATACAACCTTATTTAGGTGCATCAGAGTGTGATGGAAACTGATGAAGGATgatattgttttcatttaaattttgaaaGTGCTTATTCAACTGTAATAGAACAGTTAACTTGATTAAGGAGATAGATTTTTATTACTACAATTTGACTTTTATAGTAAATGAATGAGGATTGGTTCTGCTTCAGCTGGCATTTTTCTTGTTGCTGTAAAACATGATTATGATTCACAACAACTCATTTttcttgtcatttaaaatgcataattcAGTGCTGTACTTTGGTGTTACTGTGTGTTTTCTGCAGGGGGCTCAGGCCCAAAGACACCTCTGAGTAAAAGTTTCTGGCTGTGACACGATATtgtgttttaatattgtatACTGCAATAGCACTAAGAACAACTTTCAATGACATGTGCTCTTCTTGTGTACTTCTGCACACATTTCCAACCACCAAATataacacacacaatacacaggCCCCCATGGGCCGTAAGATAATTGTGAAGTAAAAACAGACGGGTCCCCATTATACGTCGGTCAtgatcgtaaacccctcctcctAAGGGTGCTTCAGcccttctttgtttttttactcaTCTCCCGCAACTGCTCCCTGTAccagcccccttttcagtttcctttaaaagccagacgctgacaTTAtcccgggctctgcattggttttcATCCCAGGCCAGTCCAGGACCTGGCAGCGCCTGGTCCCATTAAGGTTTTAGTTCCCGTATTTGTTCCTGTTCCCATTCCCGTGCCGGTTCCAACCCGGTTCTTGTTTTTATCTCGTCTGTCTCAGATGGATCGCTTGGCTTTGGACCTTTGCCCcgtttttggattccctttTAGACTCAGCTCCGGactgtttgccttggccacacctcctCTGACCACCAGCACACCATGggcacgcccccctgtcttcattACATTACTCcttatgtatattgtaattatgCATTAAGTATAATGATCCCTTAACCATTACGCTACAAGTCACATTATTTATGAACATAACCTGAAATTATAACAGgacttctttgttttctttaactAGTACAAGTGAAACACAGTCTAATTTATGGTACCAATTCTATTCCACTAATTTTTATGGGAAAAGGCTCCCAATTCGGTTGCCTAGGTAAAGTTTACACACTTAGTGTGCCAAACCCACATATTTACATTGTTCTTAAGGGCGAAAATGAACTTGTACGTCATTTCGATATatactgaaggaaaaaaagaaatgcaacactttctggaatgagaattcTATAGTTACagtttatgtactttcacataTAATTGTCAATTTGTTATAAgctctctgaccagcaatacagcttgtgtagtgaggcattgcaacttgccaatcacacaaaagcttGTTAGGGGCATTTTACCCAACAAGGTCCAGGTggatagctgcatcagcatgcgtaggctgcaaaggaacaagtaaaaggtttattccatgctgaaaaaaaaagaagaaagaaacacaacgtttcggcctctcgctcttcctctctcccagcctttgttctcccactacattacctttgcttactgccttgtctctctctctcacctgaagaaggctccacggccgaaacgttgcgttttctttcttctttttttcagcatggaataaacctattacttgttccaatgcctgatcaggtcacctttaaaaaggccacacttagttttctgtgcattccagaATGTTCTGTGCATTCCAGAATGCCTCTAATgccaccagaagcaagggagagggccattggcatgctgcagggaggcatgtcatgtgccagcgctgccagacactatggagtaagccgctccagTGTGTCCAGACTACAGAGAAagtttcagcagaccagcaggacagatgaccatccaagatccggtcaccctcaagtgaccacaccagagtaGGACCGACatatcagactggtccatctgagagattttttcagatctgccacctgtactgctgctgaaactacTGGCAGACATAATGtctgcatcagtgacaggacagtgaggctccatgctgctggccttagagcaaggcgacctgtcagaggccctctgctcacacctcctagatgtcATACCCAACTggtttgggccagacagaggctgcgatggacttgtcagcagtggcatcaggtcctctccACGAATCACTCTTCAACCTGTTCCagcagacgggagggccagagcGTGGAGGAGGAAGTGTTGCGTTTCTTTCCCCCCCCCATCAATATACATCACGACATATCTGGTCTGGTCCCTAACCCCAAAGTATAACTAGTACCCCCTGTACACTTTATAAGACTCCCAAAATGGGATTCAGGTAGACTGACAATAAATGTCAGAAGTGCACATTTTACCAGCATCTTCTTCGTTCCAGAgatcattaaaaaacacaagcatGAACAGCCCAGCTGTGAAGCAACTCCTCATGTACATAAGAAAGCAGGGCAAAACAGCCTTTTGAGTAAAACCGTAGTCAAAACTCACACAATCCATAATCCTGCTGCagtgaagagagaaaacattaTGGGAAGAAACGTCCAAACGCTGCACTTCCTCATTGTCTAGACGACAGCctttgaagaagaaaaataaaagtgaaaacatAATCGAATCGAAGCCCCCTCTTTGTGTGGGCTTCCTTCCAGGGaaagaaattgtaaaaaaaacaaacaaacaaacaacaacagtATTTTTAATTCAAGCTGTTCAAGCGTTTATTTCTGTCTAAAGATTCCCGTTCCCACAGGGTGCGGATTCATAAAATCGTCAAAATCCGTCACGCACGTCTTTGTAATTCAGCTTCCATTCGGTTTCCAGCTCTCTTTTGTGACTAGACAACCTGGTAGCCAGCTGTTATCTAACTTCAAGTGGCACACTACTCCAGTTAGAATATGCATTGAAGGCATATTCCAAAATAACCTCAATGCACATATCAACCTCTAAAGTCTGTAGCACCATAAGGGCACgtttaatatttaatgtctGCAGTACTTAGTGCCCCATGGAGAGTGTGTAAGGTGAGCCGGGTTTTCAGCACTTCTCGGGTTTCAGTCCGGGTTGCACAGTAATGCTAATTGTGACTTACGGAACTCAGAGAGTGTTCCAATGTCCCTGGGCATTCTCCTGCGACTGGGGAGGAGACCTACTGGCACTGAATCGCTGTAGCTTGCCGAATTAACCTGCGAGCAGCCAGGGTGCGAAGCCATTAGGAGCAGCAAGCAGTGATTCAGCGGTTCAGAGACTCTTTGTAGTGGGTGAGGCGATTACATCTCTGTTTCCACGCCTGGCTGCTCACCCACACTTAATTCTGCACGTGTGCCGTGGGATCAAAGAAGCTGCTATTCAAAACTGGGTCAAATAAATCTAAGCACAGACAAGAAAATGTGAAATCATTTAATATGTGGAGTATATAGCTAATTCTCAAACACAACACTTGAACAACAACGCTTGAATATAGTCGTAATAAAGATCCAGAATgataattattttcctttttagttGGCTTTTCTTCCAGGAATCTTGTAATATAGTCCACATGAATTGTACGTATGAATCAAAGAATGAAAGACGATATATGATGTGCATATGCAacgaaaaaaacaatttggcaCATTTATTACtcaagctaaaaaaaaatactctgtaGGGGAAATTAACAAATTCGGcactttaatttaataaaaataaaatgtatttaaggtCTGGCCACACAGTTTAGAGCGGCTCCCACCTTTTACCAAGTGCTATAGTCTAGCGAGCCCAGCAGGAGAGTAGCACATTGCAAAGAAAACACTTAGGAGTGACAATGTGCTTGCGtttcatttgctgttttttacacATTGATCTAActggaaaataataaataaatcataataAATACAAAGAGCTCATACATGCCAGgaatttaaatgtgaaatgctAAAATCAGTTCATATAACATCTTTAAAGGTTAAAAAATACAGAGTATATAATTAATTCCGGTACATTGTATTTTAATCCGGTTGTTTTGAAATTCCCGACCTAACAGGCAGGCACATACATAAATCtcatatgttattttaaaatgcccCCAAATCCGAAATATTGTTTTACGGAGGAGGTATGCTCAGAGGTGtggtaaatgttttgtttcgttacactgtacagtatacactatacatacattatataaaatGGAGGATACATTTCCTGTTTTAAAGTACTCTCGACAACCCTAATGCAAGCTAAGAAAAAGCTTACAGAAGAAAATATGATCATACCTTGTACTTGTTAACTGAGAATATCCTGGACGTAAAATCCGTCTTTGATGTCATTGAAACGGACAAAAATACAGGAACACGCTACGCTGCGTTAACTGCACAAAATGTTAACTGCATAACGTACAGATTCTGaacataattttaaaagaagaaatacaaaCATCGATGATCTTCTCTTCTCGTTTTAACTGAAGTGTGTTCATCCTCCTGACTGATCCAGCTGGCTCACAGCGCGGTGCGCATCAAAGAATAGCTTACGGACGCTGTAGGGAAACCAGCAGAACACTAACGAGAAAACCCAGGAAAAATCAAATTGTATCGATTTTTTATACCACAATTTCTTATTTGCATACTTATAACTTCATCTTGTAAGGGAATAGCTTCGTATTACCAAAATGTACAATGCATTGTAAAAGCTCAAAGTTATGCTGTACTTAGCATTTTTctaaattgtatacagtatacagtacagcgtTGTGCCTTTGTGAAACACAAGAATAATAAGGGCTACCTCTATGGGTCATTTATTGATAGCCGTGTTAACTACAATTTCTTTGTGATTCCACAGAATCTGACGCATATAGGATTCGTGATTTATTGGGCAGGTGAGCTTGAGATGAAAGAACTTCAGCTTTTAAGTGGACATTTGGAAGCAAAATGACCACAATAACCAGTGCAAAAGTATAGTGGGTTTCTGATCCTGCTGTTCTAATACGATACGTTATTTTGGAACCTGGAGATGCTGGAAGTCACAGTCGATAGACAATGCTGAATCTGAATACGATAACAGTACGTCAAAGAACGTCTCCCCTGATTTTATTGTGAGGTATGCAATTTGTTTAGAACACTTcttaaaagatttatttttatatttttttaatgtttcagtgCGTTCTCTTTATTAGCAGTGAAACAGCAGTGACCAAATGGCATACCTCAAAATTGCCTCAATACCCTGCCTCATGAAAAGTTGTCTTGGGTCTACTTCAAAAGCAGACTTCGCCTGACAGTATTTCTGACTAACAGGTGCTCACCCATGTCATTCGAAAATATGAATAAGTGTTGTGAACTGACAGagttttttgcttttcaaactCTTACACTTACAGGTATAAAagatcaacaccactcacccttaGCACTGGCACCCCACAAgactgctgtctgagtccaaggttgtactcacTGTTcgctcacgactgcacagcaagacacagcaacaacctcATCATTAAATTTAcggatgacaccactataataggcctGATCAgcgatgatgacgagtccacttacagggataaAGTCGTACAGCTGctgaggtggtgtcatagcaataacttGGACTTGaacatgaataaaacaaaataactaatACTTTTGGAATTTCAGAGACACAGGctgcacactcacagcccactcattATTGATGGaatggaagtggaaacagtcaccagttTTAGGTTTTTAGGAATTCACATTTCTAACgacctaacctggactgtgaacatgGACATTATCTTGAAGAAGTCTCAGCAGCGTCTCTATttcctgaggtgcctcaagagatgggggatgccaggacctgtgttggtgaacttctactgctgcagcatcgagagcatcctcaccaacgggatcacagTGCGGTACAGCAACacaaagaaaggcactgcagagaacagTGAATGTGACCCAGAAGATCATCGCCTGTGATCTCgcagagattaaacagctctacgaGGACCACTGCTGTTATGGAGTTCTGGCCATCATAGAGGACAGCCccaggcatgagctcttcaccccactgccctcaggcaagagatacaagagcatatgGACAcataccactagattcttcaatagtttctacccacaagcagtacgattggcgaacacatttggccctgccccttggaccacacctacaccatctacctcactgtaattttatttattgcatatctgcagtcattgtttacatgtctgcattgtttataaactgtttacttgtttacttgtacagtgtctattgtttgtttgtatattgtcttgatgcactgtctgcactttctgttttacacttttttttttacaatcgagagactttctgtaggTGAGAATTCCgttggcaataaagttcaagttcttaCATAATGCCTACAAATGCCAAAAATAATGGagaagctgccttctaaactaaataagatacaatctgtGAAAAATCTCTCTTCTCTGAGAGAAGAGTGTAAACCCAGATGCCGAAAATAAGAGACACTAACTCcccattctaaaaatgcacccaaTAACCAGAGAAAGCCATTTGTAACCATGGGATTCTTCCCACAggagttccctaaaaacacagaatagcaagatCTCTCAACAACGTTTAAATAtgtggctccagtctggtgttCCCGGATGATTTGGATGGAACAAGGAGCTCTCACCTCCAATATCTTTTCTTGTCATCTTGTCTGTTGTTTTCCTCCTTTCTGCTTCGCCATCCTCTCATATGGGGtctttctggactgttgattgacaATCATTTACCCAAAACCTAACTAGCTATGGTAAACCAAAGTAAAtttgctttgatcactgaatctggACCCCCTACATCTCAGCCAAACACCACACCCTTTGCTTTGAAACTAAAAATGTTGACAAAGGCCAGGTGTTACTCATTCAATCTAGATTATTAAAAACACTTCCATAGTCACCTGTAGCTGTAACaataatatataacatataGTATTAACAAGAACCACCAGCAGGCCCTGGTAAATTATACTTATTACAAACTGGTCTAACTCTAGctatagttttaaaatattattggaACATTAGTAGCCCTAATAACTTAATTATTACTTAACTGCCACGACCAAGACGTAATCACAACTGTCTGTCTTTCATCAGTTGGCTGCAGCTGCAAGGGCAGAGTGACACATCATCCCATAGTAGTCTGACAATCCAGATGCTGATCAGAGCTCAAATTGTCAAAACTGTGTTAATGCTTAGAGAAGTCATTCCCGATTAAGACTTTATAACACTATTTATTTTATCACACTGAAAGGATATCAAGAttatttgttctgtgttctttttCACTATTTCTGTGATTTGCGTgagtaaaatatttgattacaTCCAGTAGACCTCAGTGTTCTGCTTCTTTGTGCATCATTATATTTTGTCCTGCACTACAGAATCATACTGTGTTGTTACGCTGCCCCCATGTATCTCAATACAAAATCAGTAAAGAGACATGCACCAATATTGTACATTTGCAGGAATTTATTGAAAAACAGTAAGAGTTCTACAGTAACTACAGCCAATGACACTTAAGCCAACACATTGACATATAAAGCATCTG is a window from the Lepisosteus oculatus isolate fLepOcu1 chromosome 3, fLepOcu1.hap2, whole genome shotgun sequence genome containing:
- the tmem150c gene encoding transmembrane protein 150C produces the protein MRKCSVWTFLPIMFSLFTAAGLWIVYFIAVDDEKVTPLNSEYRRPGSKSPPYISIAGNSPPASCVFSQVMNMAAFVAFAISVLRYIHLKPKVRKPWLNIGSLVALSLACFGMTLVGNFQLSNDEELHNVGTSMTFGFGTLACWIQSVLTVKVNLKNEGRRVGIPRFLLSGAVTLCMLLYFALMAQRLHMHAARAQWALVMFFLAFLGSFAIEFRHYRFEIICTDDQDTAVSLSETFSEISEHQSDQL